GCTTGTGCTGCGTATCGCCCGTGATTATGTACCGGGTATGAGCGTGGAGGATCTGGTGGATGTTATGGCCCTGGGACTGGATTTCACTCTGCGTGATGTGCATAATGACCTGCAAAAGAAAGGTCTGCCTTGGACACCGGCTAAAGGCTTTAAGAACGCTGCTCCGCTCACACCATACATTGCGTTTCCTGACAAGGAAGAGCTGGAGGGGACGGATTTCACGGTTTTGAAAAATGGTGTTGAAGTTCAGCGAGGCAATGTCAAGAACATGATCTTTTCGCTCCAAAAAATTGTCGATTTTATCGCTGCGCGTTACGGGCTGGGTAAAGACGATGTGATATTCACAGGAACACCAGCAGGCGTTGGCCCTACCGTATCTGGAGATTCGTTTGAATTGTACTGGGGTGACAAGCTGATGGGGACTTGCCTGATCGGCTAAAAACATCTGTTGGAGATGAATCTATGCTATGGATTATTGGCGCACTTGGCGCTTTGTTAGTTGCGGGAGCGGCTTATAGGAAACAATCCTTAAGCCTCTCCGGCATGCTTGCCGCGGTAGCTATGGGAACCATTTATTTTGGTGCCGGAAATGCCTTTTGGTTCGGAATATTGTTGGTTTTTTTCATCTCATCAAGCCTCCTTTCTAAGCTTCATCATGACAATAAGGCAGAGCTTGAACTGACTTATGCCAAGACAGGCCGCCGAGATGCTGGGCAGGTCTTTGCTAATGGTGGGCTTGGGATGGTTTTCGTTCTACTAAATACGATTGTTCCGATGGATCTTTGGGAATTTTTATTTATCGGTGTTATGGCAACGGTAACTTCCGATACATGGGCTACGGAGATTGGTACACTCAGCAAAAAGCCGCCTCGGTCTGTGCTGACAGGTAAAATACTTCCGGCAGGTGCCTCGGGTGGCGTATCCAGTCTGGGTACGCTAGCTGCAGCCGCAGGAGGCGCGCTTATTGGTGCTTCCTCATGGCTGCTGCGGATGATATCCGGCATGCCGGATCAATCCTTCCTGTTGCTTACATTGGCTGGACTCGCTGGAGGACTTGTGGGTGCGTTCACGGATTCTATTCTAGGGGCAACCGTGCAGCAGATGAATCGTTGCACGGTATGCGGCCGCGAAGTGGAAAGTACACACCACTGCGGTAAGAAAGTTGAACATGCACGTGGCTGGAAGTGGATGAGCAATGATGCAGTCAATGCTGTTAGCTCTATCGCCGGAGGGGCAATGGCCCTATTGCTAGGGATAATGATTTAAAGGAGGAACCGATGAGCAGCACGTCCAATCATAAACATACGGCCATTCTGGATGCCGCATACGAGCTCTTCGGTTCAGGCGGATTTTACGAAACGAAGATGTCGGAAATTGCGGAGCAGGCTGGGATTGCTAAGGGCACCGTTTATTTATACTTCAAGAGTAAGGAAGAATTGTTCATGGCGGTAACGCGCCGGGATTGTGAGGGATTCCTCCAGCAGTTGCAGGAAAAGCTGAAGGCAAGTGATACTTTGGCGGGTAAACTGTCGATTATAGCCAAACATCATCTTTATTATTATTTTGAACGTAAACGACACACGAAGCTTTTTTTTCGCGCACCTAACAATAACCCAGAGCTTGTGGCGTATATGACGCTTTTCATGGAAGAATATATGCAGGCAGTAGTGAAGGTATTGCTGGAGGGCGGAGCGTCCGAGCCTGAGCTTATGGCGCAGTCCTACATAGGGATGTTGGATCGACTAAAGATGGATATTTTGTTCGATCCGTCTTTTAAGGAAGAGGATGCATATAAACGCGCCGGTTTCGCTGCGGGTCTTTTTATTAAAGGGGCCATGGATTACTTGAATTTAGGTCAGGATGATAGACCGGTGGAATAGCAGTCTAGAGCGGCTACCGGTTTTATGAAAATATAAGGCAAGCGAGGAAATAGCATGAATATTATGACCGTGGAACATCTTTCCAAAAGTTATGGAGAGAAAGTACTCTTT
This Paenibacillus sp. FSL R5-0345 DNA region includes the following protein-coding sequences:
- a CDS encoding DUF92 domain-containing protein — encoded protein: MLWIIGALGALLVAGAAYRKQSLSLSGMLAAVAMGTIYFGAGNAFWFGILLVFFISSSLLSKLHHDNKAELELTYAKTGRRDAGQVFANGGLGMVFVLLNTIVPMDLWEFLFIGVMATVTSDTWATEIGTLSKKPPRSVLTGKILPAGASGGVSSLGTLAAAAGGALIGASSWLLRMISGMPDQSFLLLTLAGLAGGLVGAFTDSILGATVQQMNRCTVCGREVESTHHCGKKVEHARGWKWMSNDAVNAVSSIAGGAMALLLGIMI
- a CDS encoding fumarylacetoacetate hydrolase family protein — its product is MCAAVNNLYCVGRNYKLHAEELGNNIPVEPLIFLKPSHAAVSLDKAVIQLPKDSGQVHYEGELVLRIARDYVPGMSVEDLVDVMALGLDFTLRDVHNDLQKKGLPWTPAKGFKNAAPLTPYIAFPDKEELEGTDFTVLKNGVEVQRGNVKNMIFSLQKIVDFIAARYGLGKDDVIFTGTPAGVGPTVSGDSFELYWGDKLMGTCLIG
- a CDS encoding TetR/AcrR family transcriptional regulator — its product is MSSTSNHKHTAILDAAYELFGSGGFYETKMSEIAEQAGIAKGTVYLYFKSKEELFMAVTRRDCEGFLQQLQEKLKASDTLAGKLSIIAKHHLYYYFERKRHTKLFFRAPNNNPELVAYMTLFMEEYMQAVVKVLLEGGASEPELMAQSYIGMLDRLKMDILFDPSFKEEDAYKRAGFAAGLFIKGAMDYLNLGQDDRPVE